One Salvelinus sp. IW2-2015 unplaced genomic scaffold, ASM291031v2 Un_scaffold3823, whole genome shotgun sequence genomic window carries:
- the wu:fb55g09 gene encoding uncharacterized protein wu:fb55g09 — MLFEQEMYGKAMMCQWRVYSDRPACKDQQKDGQQARRGDNSKLSWSKNGRRQQGYRGKRGRVHGHHHPHHPSQFYKQNRPPRMMTSLRPVNIKGNRAPGMRAPRNTNQFLMHEKYQMMHMRSDSIGTDSGSDCETDFTDMDSYLGVLENARGALLDSTDLTTTPARFFPRQLAKCQQFPFFNLGDLYQEEQESNSMQYFPSDNDVMQSEDFMQKDFNDFCDTFSGTEPPIDM, encoded by the coding sequence ATGCTTTTCGAACAAGAGATGTATGGGAAGGCAATGATGTGCCAGTGGCGGGTCTACAGTGACCGACCTGCTTGCAAAGACCAACAGAAGGATGGGCAGCAGGCAAGGAGAGGGGACAACAGCAAGCTTAGTTGGTCCAAGAACGGGAGGAGGCAGCAAGGGTAtcgggggaagagaggaagggtgCATGGgcatcatcatcctcaccaccCCAGCCAGTTCTACAAACAGAACCGACCACCTCGTATGATGACGTCACTGCGTCCTGTCAACATCAAAGGCAACAGAGCGCCAGGAATGAGAGCTCCGAGGAACACCAACCAGTTCCTGATGCACGAAAAATACCAGATGATGCATATGCGTTCGGACTCCATCGGCACAGACAGTGGGTCTGACTGCGAAACTGATTTCACAGATATGGACTCGTATCTAGGCGTGCTAGAGAACGCAAGGGGCGCTCTCCTCGACAGTACAGATCTCACAACAACGCCAGCACGGTTCTTCCCCCGACAACTGGCCAAGTGCCAGCAGTTCCCCTTCTTCAATTTAGGGGATTTGTACCAAGAGGAGCAGGAGAGTAACAGTATGCAGTATTTCCCGTCAGATAACGACGTGATGCAGAGTGAAGATTTCATGCAGAAAGACTTCAATGACTTTTGTGACACATTCAGTGGGACCGAACCACCGATAGACATGTAA